The genomic DNA AAACGCAAAACGGCATGACAAGCCTCTGCTCCACAAACGAGCTGGCGTACATCGTAAACACGTCCGTTCAGACTCGCTTTAGGTATCCAGCGCTCCACATGCACCCCTTCCGAGCATAGCCAGCCCAGGGTAGCATGAATGTCCTGCTTGTCCGTATAACGGCGCAAGCGTCCGGCATTGTAATACATGCGCTGTCCGTGTACGATTTCCGTTCCGATGGTGGTTACCGCCAGTTCTGCCCGTGTCCGCGGATGCACCTGATAGGCTATTACACCAGAAGCACCGGACCCGCAAAATATTTTCACAAACAGGCGGTAAACCCCGCTCTCCTTCATCGCTGCGTGCAGATCAGCAACATCACGAAAGGTACCGTCTAATGGTGCAAGCACAGGCGGAACCCTTATGCCCGCCTTGTCCAATACGGTGCTGCAACGCCGTTTGTCGAACATCACAGCCACTTCCGTCGGATCATTCATCCAGCGCGACGAGGGCCACAGCTGGGCCGCTTCTTGCCGCAGCCACGCCAGCAGACGGCAATATCCCCGGAACCATTGTGCCGGGTGCCAAATGCGACCGTGCTGCTCCAGCAGGCCTCGCGCTTCTGCCGCCAATATGCCTGGGCCATATGCTAATTCCGCACACGGCAACAAAGAATCGTCTCCCTCCGCATCCGGGGCTCCCAAAGCAATCAGTTCACGCTCTATCTCAAAGCTTTCGCCTGGTGCATCCAGACGAAGCAGCGGACTAATGTCCGCCGCCCCCGTCTGTAACTGACAGATGCTCTCTTGCATATATACACTAGCATTTACACTGTCTGACGCAGACTGTATAGCTATTCGGGCCATCAGTTCACCCAAGCTTTGTTTTTCACGGATGGCTTCCAGCACATTTTTATAGGAAATCTCAACAGCTGGCGGAAGCTTCAATCTGCTTCGCGCCTCTTGTAGTCCTGTGGTCCGCCGATTCCCCGAATTGCCAAACAAAATAAACCGCTCGTTGACATTTCTGTCTGATACCCCAACCATAAAAGCCGCCTCACCTCACTTACTCAGTCAACGATGGATAGCGCCAATCATCTTCCTCGTCCGCTTGCTGCTGATCTTCCACATTCACAGACAGTCCTGTGCTTTTCCAACGTCTCATCATTTCATCAGACATATAGTGATAGCTCAAATCCAGATGCTTTAGCCCTTTGATGCTTTCGCTAGCCAGTAGTGCCTCTGCCCCTTTATCGGACAACGTGCCTTGAGACAGATCAAGTACCTCCAGTTGTCCAATCACAGTTGCGTTTGCCGCAGCAATCGCAATTTCATCCTGTATTTCACTATCCTTCAGCCCCAAATAGGTCAGCTTGGGAAAAAGATTGTCGTTCAGGAACGGTAATACGTCCTCCAGACCACCGTCAAAACCGTATTGATCCACGCCCAAGTACAGCTCCAGCTTACGTAGCTCTGGCAGCTCGGCATTACGAATCTCCTGAAGAACACTCGCTGGCAAACCTCCGCAAATAATAACCAATTCCTGAAGGTGGCTATGCCGCAATGGTTCCAGGCTCAAGTCCTGACTTCCTTTGACATAAAAGGATTCCAATGCTGGAAACGCCTCCAACAGCGGAGACAGATTCGTCTGATTAATCCACGAAACCTCACACTCGTCATATTCCATATCCCCGATAAACAGCTTACGCAGCTTCGGAAATTGATCTTTGTGCTTTACCAGCACCGGAATAAAATCCTCCGGCGATTGTTCATAGGCTCCGCCCCAGTCTCCAATAATCAAATCCGTTATTTCTGCGCTCTCTGGCTTGACTGCCAGTTCTTCAATAAAATTGGCCATCGTTTGACCCTTCTCATAAGCTTCATAATCCACAACCAGCTTTACTTCCATCTCGTAATACCTCCGATCACTGATCTGAAAATGTAATAAATCCCTATCTCATAAACTATCTATTTCCAGTTTAGTCTATCCTATCATACCAATGTTCGTCAAAAATAGACCCCTACCGACATCAATCCTATGTAAGATGTGCGTAATGAAATCAAAACAGGGCAGCCCGGTAAAATTACTCCAGTCTGCCCTGCGCCTATACTCCCTAATAAATATCTACTATATAATACATTAGATTTTGAAGCCGAATTATTGGCTAATGGTGATTGGTGAGTTATCCGACAGCAACGCCAGATTATTCACGATTACATTCTCTTCGTTGCTCAAGCCACTGGTAACCAGTGTTTGTGAGCCTGTCGTCTGAACCGTCTTCACTTCCTTGCGTTTCGCATGGTCACCATTCACAACGTATACATATTGCTTGCCCTGATCCTTTTGAATCGCTGCGGTAGGAACGACAATACCTTCTTGTGCATTCGCAGCGACAAAGCTGATATCAGCCAGCATACCGGATTTCAGTTTCACATCCGGATTTGCCACCGAAATTTTCACAGGATATCCTTTTCCACTTGCATCCAACGGGCTTACATTTTTCACTGTACCTGTTGTCACAATATTGGAAGCTGCTACACGAACCTGTACCTTGTCGCCTGCTTTTACATTGTTGATCTGCTCAGCAGGTACATAGATCAGTGTATTAACTGTACTCAGGTTAGCGATGACCAGCGCAGGAGCCTGAGCGGATACCATTTCGCCTACTTCTGCATTTTTCGTACCAACAATACCGTTTATCGGTGATGTAATCACAGTATCGTCAAGTGCGTCCTGAGCGATACTCACATTTAGCTGTGCCTGCTTGAGAGACTGTTGGCTGGACTCGATAACCGCTGTATTTTGAGATACCTTCAGTTGATTTTGTGCATTGCTGTAGCCGCTGTTAGCATTACTGTAGCTGTTTTTTGCAGAATCGTAGCTGTTACGGGCCGTAGTGAGCGCCTTCTGAGCAGCCACCAGTTGGTCCTGGGCATTAGCCTGGGCATTTTGCGCATTGTTGTATGCCGCTTCTGCGTTCACAACGGCTGTTTTTGCTTGTTCCAATTGTGCTTGAGTACTCGCACCTGCATCAAACAGGCTTTGAGTGCGCGTTACATTTTTCTGAGCATCCGCCAGCGCTTGCTGCGTTTGCTTCACCGTATTGGCCGCCGAGGAAACGCCGTGTGTTGCCTGTTCTACGGCTGTAGTAGCCTGATTAATGGCTCCCTGCGCCTGATTGATTGCGCTTTGGGACTGAATCACGCCGCTTTTGGATTGTACTACGCCCGAGTTGGCTTGAACCATTGTTGATTCATGGGATGCCTGAGCAGAACTCACTCCTGCTGCTGCCGCAGCTGCTGCGGCACGGGCTTTCGCTACATTATTCCGCATGTCCTTGTCATCAAGCTTGAACAGCACTTGACCTTTTTTGACCTCTGAGCCAATATCCACAGGCAGTTCAACTACTTTACCGCCCACTTTTGGAACGATATTCACCGTCTCCGAAGGTGTTACCGTTCCTGTATAAATGTTCCCTTGCCCAATGATACCCTGCTGCGCTTGGCTGATCTTGACAGGAACGACCATATCCTGCGCCGCCCCGCTATTACTGGAGCAGCCTGCCAGCACTGCGCCGCCGAGCACTAAGGCCGCTAATGTACTTTCTACTCTCAATATTTTCATGATAATTTCCTTTCTTTCTGTCCGTGGAAATAATGTAAGCCATCCAGTCGATATTTTGTAGTTCTTTATAAAGCTTCCGGCTGTGTCTTTGCTTTCTTCCTCTGAATAAACAAAAAGATTAGTGGAATCGTGCAAAACAGCGGTATGGATGAAATGAGGAATGTATCCCCAATTCCTCTTGATGTGGCATCCAGTGTGATTAAGCTACTTATGGATGACATCCATGAGCTGCCCAACGACGCTTGCAGCGCATGAGCCGCGTCCGGTGTAACAGTCTCTGAAATTTGTTGGGCATGAGCCGCCGAACGACTTTGCATAATCGCTGTCAGCACTGCAATAGCCATAGAAGCTGCAACGGTACGTACCAGATTGGATGCTGTAGACGCATTCGCTACTTTACTTGGATGAACAGCGTTCATACCGACCGTAGACAATGGCATCATACAAATGCCGATTCCCAGACCCCGAAATGCCATTACCGTTTCTAGCCAAATATGCGGTGTGTCTGGCGTAAGTTGATGCAAATGATATGTCATAAAGCTGGTCAACGTCAGGCCAACAAGTCCCAGGGGCACAATGCCGAACTTATCAAATAACCGCCCGGCAATCGGCATCATAGCCGCCATTGCAATCGCCTGTGGAATGAGAATGATTCCGGTATCAATCGGTGACACATGCTGAATATTTTGCAAAAACAACGGTGTCAAAAACGTACCTCCGTACATTCCCATCATGACCAGACTGGAGGCAATGACACTAATCGTATATTTTGAATTTTTAAATAATGAAATTTCAATTACAGCATTGTCTTTTCCGCTTTCCACATAAATAAGAAAGACAAGCGCCCAGAAGGCGACGAACAGTAGAGATACAATTTTAAAAGAGGTCCAGCCATCATGCTGCCCGTTAGTCAGTGCGTACAAGAGCGTCCCTGCACAAGTTGCGGCCAACAAAAAGCCCGGCAAATCAAACGGCTTTGGTGTTGCTTTAGGCGGCTCTTTGATTAGTAGAATGACCATTAAAATTGCAAATAAAGCTACAGGCAGACTGACAATAAACAGAAAACGCCAGTTAAACCATTCAATTAAGTATCCACTCAGCGTAGGTCCTACAGCTGGCGCTGCCATTGCGGCGATCCCCCAGATACCAAGGGACATACCAATTTGTTCACGCGGCATGATTTTGTAAATAATCGTCATGCTTAGCGGCATAATGACACCGCCTCCCAATCCAGCCAGTACCCGTGCTGCGATCAGAGAAGAATCACTCCATGCAAAAATACATATTCCCGTTCCCAGCGAGAACACGCTGAGGGCAAGTATTAAAAACTTTTTGTATCCGATACGCTGCTCCATATATCCGGTAATCGGGACGATTACACCAGATGCAAGCGTGTAACCTGTAATAACCCACTGAATACGTGTCGTCGTTGACCCTAAGTCTGTCGTCAATCGAGGAATGGCGACATTGATCAGACTGTTGTTCAGAATGGCGACAAAGGCGCCTAAAACGATGGCAAAAAAAGCAAGCCAGCGTTCTTTGGAAGAATCTGTCGAAGGAGCAGCAGCAGTTTCATTGGCAGCCACATGGACCCCTCCTTTTTAAGGTGTATGGATTTTAACTTCCACGTTCGTTCCTGGAATGAGCTTCATATCCTTCGGCTTGTTAACAGCTATTTCTACAGGCACACGCTGGGTCACCTTGTTAAAGTTACCGCTTGTGTTTACGGCAGGAATGAGCGAGAACACCGCATTTGAGGCTTCGCCCACTTTGCGAACTTTGCCTTGAATCGTCTTGTCGCCTGCTGCATCAAGCGTAATGTCAACAAGCTGTCCCGGTTTAATGCGGTCAATATCGGTTTCTTCAATATTCGTGGAGACATACAGACTGTTCATATCAACCATGGTCGCAACAGCACTGCCCGGAGAACCGATTTCATGCTCCTTCGAATAAATCTTAATAACGGTACCGTTGATCGGCGCACGCAGAACGGACTTGCTAATCATGCTGGAATCCAGCCCCGATACATCCTGCTCCGCAATCGGTTCATTGCGCTGAAGAACATCGCCTTCCTCCACATCAATGTGTGTAATCTCTCCTGAAATTTGCGGCATTACCTTATATTGATCCGCTTGAATACGCGCATCATCACTCTTAACAAAGTGTGTTGCCTGATACCAATAATAGTAGCCAATGACTCCGCCGCTCAGAATGAGCAGTACGATGAGAATTGGCAGTACAGTTTTCTTACTCACTTCTTCCACCCCTGTTGTCCAAAAAATTTTATTATTCAACACTAATATTTTAATTTTGAAATATTAGGGCATCAAACCAAACCGTAAACGCAAAATAAACACATGGCAGCATACCATGAAAAAGAATGAACATTATTTATGTACGTAGGCAATCCTTGTCTATGCTCACACACACCGTCTCCTTTATATTTAAATATTTTCATATAAATATCGTACATTGAAGTATTATAGTTATATTTATCTATTCAGG from Paenibacillus sp. FSL R10-2782 includes the following:
- a CDS encoding DHA2 family efflux MFS transporter permease subunit, with the protein product MAANETAAAPSTDSSKERWLAFFAIVLGAFVAILNNSLINVAIPRLTTDLGSTTTRIQWVITGYTLASGVIVPITGYMEQRIGYKKFLILALSVFSLGTGICIFAWSDSSLIAARVLAGLGGGVIMPLSMTIIYKIMPREQIGMSLGIWGIAAMAAPAVGPTLSGYLIEWFNWRFLFIVSLPVALFAILMVILLIKEPPKATPKPFDLPGFLLAATCAGTLLYALTNGQHDGWTSFKIVSLLFVAFWALVFLIYVESGKDNAVIEISLFKNSKYTISVIASSLVMMGMYGGTFLTPLFLQNIQHVSPIDTGIILIPQAIAMAAMMPIAGRLFDKFGIVPLGLVGLTLTSFMTYHLHQLTPDTPHIWLETVMAFRGLGIGICMMPLSTVGMNAVHPSKVANASTASNLVRTVAASMAIAVLTAIMQSRSAAHAQQISETVTPDAAHALQASLGSSWMSSISSLITLDATSRGIGDTFLISSIPLFCTIPLIFLFIQRKKAKTQPEAL
- a CDS encoding efflux RND transporter periplasmic adaptor subunit; the encoded protein is MKILRVESTLAALVLGGAVLAGCSSNSGAAQDMVVPVKISQAQQGIIGQGNIYTGTVTPSETVNIVPKVGGKVVELPVDIGSEVKKGQVLFKLDDKDMRNNVAKARAAAAAAAAGVSSAQASHESTMVQANSGVVQSKSGVIQSQSAINQAQGAINQATTAVEQATHGVSSAANTVKQTQQALADAQKNVTRTQSLFDAGASTQAQLEQAKTAVVNAEAAYNNAQNAQANAQDQLVAAQKALTTARNSYDSAKNSYSNANSGYSNAQNQLKVSQNTAVIESSQQSLKQAQLNVSIAQDALDDTVITSPINGIVGTKNAEVGEMVSAQAPALVIANLSTVNTLIYVPAEQINNVKAGDKVQVRVAASNIVTTGTVKNVSPLDASGKGYPVKISVANPDVKLKSGMLADISFVAANAQEGIVVPTAAIQKDQGKQYVYVVNGDHAKRKEVKTVQTTGSQTLVTSGLSNEENVIVNNLALLSDNSPITISQ
- a CDS encoding HlyD family efflux transporter periplasmic adaptor subunit — protein: MSKKTVLPILIVLLILSGGVIGYYYWYQATHFVKSDDARIQADQYKVMPQISGEITHIDVEEGDVLQRNEPIAEQDVSGLDSSMISKSVLRAPINGTVIKIYSKEHEIGSPGSAVATMVDMNSLYVSTNIEETDIDRIKPGQLVDITLDAAGDKTIQGKVRKVGEASNAVFSLIPAVNTSGNFNKVTQRVPVEIAVNKPKDMKLIPGTNVEVKIHTP
- a CDS encoding STM4014 family protein, with protein sequence MVGVSDRNVNERFILFGNSGNRRTTGLQEARSRLKLPPAVEISYKNVLEAIREKQSLGELMARIAIQSASDSVNASVYMQESICQLQTGAADISPLLRLDAPGESFEIERELIALGAPDAEGDDSLLPCAELAYGPGILAAEARGLLEQHGRIWHPAQWFRGYCRLLAWLRQEAAQLWPSSRWMNDPTEVAVMFDKRRCSTVLDKAGIRVPPVLAPLDGTFRDVADLHAAMKESGVYRLFVKIFCGSGASGVIAYQVHPRTRAELAVTTIGTEIVHGQRMYYNAGRLRRYTDKQDIHATLGWLCSEGVHVERWIPKASLNGRVYDVRQLVCGAEACHAVLRLSRSPITNLHLRNERLLLEGAGLPQDTVESVQQTAEAAMSAFPASMVAGLDVLVPAHGGRPYVLDVNPFGDLLYRVKHQGWNPYEWEMLHLANGTATLERKDSL
- a CDS encoding STM4015 family protein, giving the protein MEVKLVVDYEAYEKGQTMANFIEELAVKPESAEITDLIIGDWGGAYEQSPEDFIPVLVKHKDQFPKLRKLFIGDMEYDECEVSWINQTNLSPLLEAFPALESFYVKGSQDLSLEPLRHSHLQELVIICGGLPASVLQEIRNAELPELRKLELYLGVDQYGFDGGLEDVLPFLNDNLFPKLTYLGLKDSEIQDEIAIAAANATVIGQLEVLDLSQGTLSDKGAEALLASESIKGLKHLDLSYHYMSDEMMRRWKSTGLSVNVEDQQQADEEDDWRYPSLTE